The DNA sequence AGTCGATTAAAACGCGTGTAAATCGCTGCATTGAAACCGTTCGTCGACTTACCTTTTCCATACAGGATGGGTACATGGTCGGTAGCCAATCTCGTTTTTGTTTTAATACCCACGAGAAGTGGCGAGCCTCTCCTCGTCGCTACGCATTGACCCCCGAAAATATTTGCTCTTGAAGCAAAGAGCAAATGCACCTTCCTAGAATTTGATTTTTTCTCAATTATAATCACCTATCGTATGGAATTTTTTGAGGAATAAAAGTCTTATCTTATCTCTAATATTATTTCTACAATTATCAATAATGATATTATTACTCGCACTATAACGTGATAAAGCCTACAGTCATTCGAAGTATTATGAATGACAACTAGTTATCGATGATACTCACCAATTGCTGAACAACCTGCTCGACCAACTCGCGAAACGAAAGGCCGAGATGCTGTTCCCAAAGATGATAGATAAGTTTGGCGATTACTTCCGTGTCGGTTTCACTTTCGAAGGTGTAGCCTCTTTGTTGAAGCAATGTCTTTACTTCCTTGTAGTTCGTCACGATACCTTTATAGAAAACGTTGCTTCAGAAAACGACCAATTTCTATTAATTACTCACAGTTAAACGATATTCTCACCATTGTGCACTACAACGAAGGCATCTTCTCTGTCGGATCTTTGAGGGTGCGAATTCACTTCTGATGGGACACCATGAGTCGCCCAACGGGTATGGGCAATGCCTACATGGCTGTAGGTTTTCGATTCAAAGTCAATATTAGTACCTGcaaaaaataatacattatatattatttgatCTTTAAAGATCCTTTTCATTCGTCGCGTTAAAACACGACCGGTTAATTTAAATAGAAAGTAAAGTCGTATCGTATACTTacgataaaaaatttctttcctccAGAGCCTTGACCTTTCCCTGTTTTTTAATAATCAAGGTTTTCTTGTCATCGACGCTATCAAGGGCGACACCTGAAAGGACGTGAAACTTCCATGGGACACTGTCTTTTTCGCTGAATTCTTATTAACTTT is a window from the Lasioglossum baleicum unplaced genomic scaffold, iyLasBale1 scaffold1692, whole genome shotgun sequence genome containing:
- the LOC143220884 gene encoding LOW QUALITY PROTEIN: glutamine--fructose-6-phosphate aminotransferase [isomerizing] 1-like (The sequence of the model RefSeq protein was modified relative to this genomic sequence to represent the inferred CDS: deleted 1 base in 1 codon); the encoded protein is MQERKAGRSVKIDSTKLAMKVEASRIENVKDDDETVTFQLRSQRKVDPRKESAVSRVEGSRTTPRSMEIKRIVFRIGSLYQKLILSVSLCSGIFAYVNYLTPKSRKEILELLVGGLKRLEYRGYDSAGVALDSVDDKKTLIIKKQGKVKALEERNFLSIFKDQIIYNVLFFAGTNIDFESKTYSHVGIAHTRWATHGVPSEVNSHPQRSDREDAFVVVHNGIVTNYKEVKTLLQQRGYTFESETDTEVIAKLIYHLWEQHLGLSFRELVEQVVQQLEGAFALCFKSKYFGGQCVATRRGSPLLVGIKTKTRLATDHVPILYGK